From Terriglobus sp. TAA 43, the proteins below share one genomic window:
- a CDS encoding protein-disulfide reductase DsbD N-terminal domain-containing protein: protein MKKVFSALALLLITAVGATAQRPGSVQWSASAKPATHAGEYVVALHAEVENGWHVYSAKQSSGGPLPLVIRVDQGAPFSLDGAITGTSPIQHHDASFNLDTEYFTGTFLLNIPVKSTTQGSGEIPLAVRFQMCSDTTCMPPRTIHLVAKVNAS, encoded by the coding sequence ATGAAAAAAGTATTTTCAGCACTGGCACTACTTTTAATCACAGCGGTTGGAGCCACTGCGCAAAGGCCAGGGAGTGTGCAGTGGAGCGCTTCAGCGAAACCCGCAACGCATGCGGGAGAGTATGTTGTCGCGTTGCATGCTGAGGTAGAGAACGGATGGCATGTGTATTCGGCGAAGCAGTCGTCTGGTGGTCCGCTACCACTAGTGATTCGCGTGGATCAGGGCGCGCCCTTCTCGCTGGATGGAGCGATCACAGGAACCAGTCCGATTCAACATCATGACGCGAGCTTCAATCTCGATACGGAGTACTTCACCGGAACGTTCCTTTTGAACATTCCGGTGAAATCCACGACGCAAGGATCGGGCGAGATTCCGTTGGCCGTTCGGTTTCAGATGTGCAGCGATACAACATGCATGCCACCGCGAACGATTCATTTAGTGGCAAAGGTCAACGCTTCTTGA
- a CDS encoding CHRD domain-containing protein gives MSSTQRFLIFTAVLACVLAANPISASGRKKEFRSATTALPRVYAFKADLDGAVALPGNSEPASGDVAGTYDRETHVLRFNARFLNLSGPATNAKFFSAASIDRIGLATVAAPRPDARLVTGTAWLDQEEEQELLAGRWYFNVTTEKHPEGEIRGVVRLVNETNN, from the coding sequence ATGTCATCGACTCAGCGATTTCTCATATTTACCGCAGTGCTGGCGTGTGTTCTGGCTGCGAATCCGATATCGGCAAGTGGAAGGAAGAAGGAGTTCCGCTCTGCTACGACGGCGCTTCCGCGAGTGTATGCATTTAAGGCAGACCTGGATGGTGCAGTTGCTTTGCCAGGCAACAGCGAACCAGCCAGCGGAGATGTGGCAGGCACATACGATCGGGAAACTCACGTGCTGCGATTTAATGCTCGGTTTCTCAATCTTTCTGGCCCGGCTACCAATGCGAAGTTCTTCTCTGCCGCCTCAATAGACAGGATCGGTCTGGCTACCGTGGCGGCTCCGAGACCTGATGCAAGATTGGTCACGGGCACTGCGTGGCTTGATCAAGAGGAAGAGCAGGAGTTGTTGGCGGGCCGCTGGTACTTCAATGTGACAACCGAAAAACACCCGGAAGGGGAAATTCGCGGGGTCGTACGGTTAGTAAACGAAACAAACAATTAG
- a CDS encoding c-type cytochrome, whose amino-acid sequence MMRLRMGPWFIACVLSILFVAKGTVTYVHAESGPSAQTSVLPKPTNLKVLPMALSLPDVYTRMAQMQKDLGVDCSFCHDQDPDSKQINYASDENPRKETARAMMRMTQDINEKYLGTLGDRQYSPPITCGNCHLGQMHPPQFEGK is encoded by the coding sequence ATGATGCGATTGCGCATGGGGCCGTGGTTTATTGCATGTGTGCTGAGTATTTTGTTTGTGGCGAAGGGGACGGTCACCTATGTTCATGCAGAAAGTGGGCCGTCCGCCCAAACATCGGTGCTACCTAAGCCAACAAACTTGAAGGTGTTGCCTATGGCCTTATCGCTTCCGGATGTCTACACACGCATGGCTCAGATGCAGAAAGACCTTGGTGTTGATTGCAGCTTCTGCCATGACCAGGATCCTGACTCCAAACAGATCAACTATGCATCAGACGAGAACCCGAGGAAAGAGACGGCAAGAGCGATGATGCGAATGACTCAGGACATTAATGAAAAGTATCTGGGGACACTGGGAGATCGACAGTATTCGCCGCCTATTACCTGCGGGAACTGCCATCTGGGACAAATGCATCCGCCGCAGTTTGAAGGGAAGTAA
- a CDS encoding CHRD domain-containing protein: MKKFQVVAATVAIGFASLSLRAESIKLKANLTGGEEVPAKQVSGAGTLTATLDTDTNTLKYHVEYQGLTGPVVAAHFHGPAAPGTNAKPQIPVKAPFDSPVDGTASVTADQAKDLLDGKWYFNLHTSANPGGEIRGQVVKAQ; encoded by the coding sequence ATGAAGAAGTTTCAGGTGGTGGCGGCAACGGTCGCGATTGGTTTTGCTTCACTCTCACTGCGTGCCGAATCTATCAAGCTGAAGGCAAATCTTACTGGTGGCGAGGAAGTTCCTGCGAAGCAGGTCTCTGGGGCAGGCACGCTAACCGCAACGTTGGATACCGACACGAATACGCTGAAGTATCACGTGGAGTACCAGGGACTGACGGGGCCGGTAGTTGCTGCACATTTCCATGGTCCGGCAGCACCAGGTACGAACGCGAAGCCGCAGATTCCCGTGAAGGCACCGTTTGATAGCCCCGTTGATGGCACTGCCAGCGTTACGGCAGATCAGGCGAAGGATCTTCTGGATGGTAAGTGGTACTTCAATCTGCATACTTCAGCGAACCCCGGTGGTGAGATTCGTGGTCAGGTTGTGAAAGCGCAATGA